Part of the Candidatus Hydrogenedentota bacterium genome is shown below.
ATGCGGTTGCGGATGAGCGGATAATCGAGGAATCGGTTGGGATACTCGCCCTGTGGATACAGGCAGACGTAACTCCACGTGGCCTCTTTGGGATTCTCTTTGCGGCCGGGTTTGATGTGCTGGATTTGCGGGACGCGGATGTCAATGAAGCCGTCAAGCCCTTCGTGCATGATCGCGTCCACGATGGGTACGCCGGGCAGCCACCCGCGCACCTTGCCCGCGCGTTCCGTCCATGATTTCTCGTTGACGGGGATCGGTTCGTCCGCGATGTGCTGAATGTATCGGCCCGCCCAACCCTTTTCCTTTAGGTGCGCCCAGACGCCCTTCAGAAAGGCCTCCATATACGGCTCGAATTCGGCCTCGGACAACGTGCCGGTGTCAAGCGGTTTGCCGTCCGATCCAACGATGTTGAAGCGCGACCAGACAAATTGACTTTCCCACCCGCCGCAGCGCCCCGCGACGTGGCCGCCCTCGATCCACGTGACGCCCGCCTTCTTGAACATTTCGACCCACCGGTCGAGCGCCGTGAAATCGAACGCAAACGCGCCGTCCGCCTGTTGCGTCATGCAGACGAGCATCGTGAAGGGCGTGAGGATCGTATCCTGCCGGTGGCGGCCCATGTCCTGCGCGACGCGATCGATCCACGTCCAGCAGGCGTCGGAAAAGAGCGGAATCCGGTAGTATTCGGCGAGATTGGCGGGGAAGAACCACTCCGTTTGATGCAGCGTCGGTTCGTCGGGCAGCGTGAATGCCCAAACGTGAATGGCAACGGGCACGTTAATGTGCTGCCCGTCGAGGTCTATGCCCAGCGTGCCGGTGTAGTCGCCGGGCGGCGTGTCTTTCGGGACCGTCACGGACACCCACAGCGGCTGCGTCCATTCGTCGCGGATGCGCACGACCGGTTGTTCGAGAAATCCGTCGGGAAAGAATCCCGGCGCGGCGCGCAGGAAGGTTTTCGGATCCTTGTTCGCGGGCGGGTTGTTAT
Proteins encoded:
- a CDS encoding DUF4091 domain-containing protein, which codes for MDAMGTFLWGCTVCAVLIGSAAARAENIDWWTTHSLDKAFPDSVKPANAPQAIALKAARNDTEDAQVLLRTPKGLTVAKASFSLPDLQGPDGAIIAKSNLGAHWIWYTYVHNNPPANKDPKTFLRAAPGFFPDGFLEQPVVRIRDEWTQPLWVSVTVPKDTPPGDYTGTLGIDLDGQHINVPVAIHVWAFTLPDEPTLHQTEWFFPANLAEYYRIPLFSDACWTWIDRVAQDMGRHRQDTILTPFTMLVCMTQQADGAFAFDFTALDRWVEMFKKAGVTWIEGGHVAGRCGGWESQFVWSRFNIVGSDGKPLDTGTLSEAEFEPYMEAFLKGVWAHLKEKGWAGRYIQHIADEPIPVNEKSWTERAGKVRGWLPGVPIVDAIMHEGLDGFIDIRVPQIQHIKPGRKENPKEATWSYVCLYPQGEYPNRFLDYPLIRNRILFWLSWSLDLKGFLHWGYGHWKTWDPVPAAVDVSPWMDATGGSIYVADRQPLPAGDPFIVYPGRDKICSSMRWEDIRNGMEDFEYLHMLQAFAKRPPKGMPRADRQTAKALLERVRNEIAKAPNAHTQDASELLNIRDEIGELLGRITPYRLK